In Humulus lupulus chromosome 6, drHumLupu1.1, whole genome shotgun sequence, a single genomic region encodes these proteins:
- the LOC133782287 gene encoding putative glucose-6-phosphate 1-epimerase isoform X2: protein MRIYSNAIFKPPKAIRGGIPICFPQFANHGPLESHGFARNRFWDVDTDPPPFPTPTYSKAYVDLILRPSEDDIKVWPHSYEFRLRVALGPGGDLMLTSRVRNTNPDGKPFSFSFAYHTYFSVSDISEVRVEGLETLDYFDNLKSRERFTEQGDAITFESEVDKIYLSTPTKIAILDHEKKRTFVIRKDGLPDAVVWNPWDKKAKAMADFGDDEYKHMLCVEAAAIEKHITLKPGEEWKGRLELSAVPSSYCSGQLDPQKVLQSS from the exons ATGAGAATTTACAGCAAT GCTATTTTTAAGCCTCCTAAAGCAATTCGTGGTGGAATACCAATTTGTTTTCCTCAA TTTGCAAATCACGGCCCTCTTGAGTCGCACGGATTTGCTAGAAACAGGTTTTGGGATGTGGATACTGATCCACCTCCTTTTCCAACGCCAACCTACAGCAAAGCTTATGTTGATTTGATCCTCAGGCCTTCTGAAGATGATATAAAGGTCTGGccacacag TTATGAGTTCCGGCTGCGGGTGGCTTTGGGACCAGGAGGAGATCTCATGCTGACATCTCGTGTTAGGAACACCAACCCTGATGGGAAGCCATTCTCATTCTCTTTTGCGTATCATACCTATTTCTCCGTTTCAGATATTAG TGAAGTACGAGTTGAAGGATTAGAGACCCTAGATTATTTTGACAACTTGAAGAGTAGGGAACGCTTTACTGAACAGGGGGATGCAATAACATTTGAATCAGAA GTGGACAAGATTTATCTAAGCACTCCTACAAAGATTGCAATTCTTGATCATGAGAAAAAGAGGACTTTTGTTATACGTAAAGATGGACTCCCAGATGCTG TTGTTTGGAATCCTTGGGATAAGAAGGCAAAAGCTATGGCTGATTTTGGCGATGATGAATACAAGCACATGCTGTGTGTTGAGGCTGCTGCTATTGAGAAACATATCACCCTGAAACCTGGTGAGGAGTGGAAAGGAAGACTAGAGCTTTCAGCTGTTCCTTCCAGTTACTGCAGTGGGCAACTCGATCCTCAAAAAGTTCTCCAGAGCAGCTAG
- the LOC133785222 gene encoding uncharacterized protein LOC133785222: MPTQISEAYLGKGRPVEDYAVSQQWADFHFGQFSLCELMLVPVFVTEIFNHWFLVAVNIINRCANIWDPLVAARSKTVSTKATKEMLSTLDRLFKSEIKQHKQNDFQFSNFKVSIKSGTPQQDNGHDYGVYVMKFMESFFKREESMSPFAPVDERLKIACRLVTHDRNEVRAVVFADKEKYYMQQTPLPVGSPVKTHSDPRFSTKKLKSKNSIPTRPVPTRTSGRLKRIKYEE; the protein is encoded by the exons ATGCCCACTCAAATATCG GAGGCATACTTGGGGAAAGGGAGGCCAGTGGAAGATTACGCCGTAAGCCAACAATGGGCTGATTTCCACTTTGGGCAGTTTTCCTTATGTGAACTG ATGCTTGTACCCGTGTTCGTCACTGAGATTTTCAATCATTGGTTCCTAGTCGCGGTGAATATAATCAATAGGTGTGCTAATATTTGGGACCCCCTTGTTGCTGCCAGAAGCAAAACCGTAAGCACGAAAGCCACAAAAGAGATG CTAAGTACTCTTGATCGCCTTTTCAAGTCCGAGATAAAGCAACATAAACAAAATGACTTCCAGTTCTCCAACTTCAAGGTTTCAATAAAGAGCGGTACACCCCAGCAGGACAACGGGCACGATTATGGAGTATATGTCATGAAGTTTATGGAGTCCTTCTTCAAACGGGAGGAATCCATGTCTCCG TTTGCTCCAGTGGATGAGCGGCTGAAAATAGCATGTCGGCTTGTAACACATGATCGAAACGAGGTGAGGGCGGTTGTTTTCGCTGACAAGGAAAAATACTACATGCAACAGACTCCTCTACCCGTAGGTAGCCCTGTGAAGACCCATTCGGACCCCAGATTTTCAACGAAGAAGCTGAAGTCGAAGAACTCCATTCCCACACGTCCAGTACCAACAAGGACTAGTGGTAGACTGAAGAGAATTAAGTATGAGGAATAG
- the LOC133782287 gene encoding putative glucose-6-phosphate 1-epimerase isoform X1 has translation MSSEKVPSSAMTSTTPHVDLAKGINGLDKIVLRESRGSSAEVYLYGAQVTSWKNDHGEELLFVSNKAIFKPPKAIRGGIPICFPQFANHGPLESHGFARNRFWDVDTDPPPFPTPTYSKAYVDLILRPSEDDIKVWPHSYEFRLRVALGPGGDLMLTSRVRNTNPDGKPFSFSFAYHTYFSVSDISEVRVEGLETLDYFDNLKSRERFTEQGDAITFESEVDKIYLSTPTKIAILDHEKKRTFVIRKDGLPDAVVWNPWDKKAKAMADFGDDEYKHMLCVEAAAIEKHITLKPGEEWKGRLELSAVPSSYCSGQLDPQKVLQSS, from the exons ATGAGTAGCGAGAAGGTTCCTTCATCGGCTATGACTTCTACTACACCGCATGTGGACCTCGCCAAGGGCATCAATGGCCTCGATAAGATCGTCCTCCGCGAGTCCCGTGGCAGTTCCGCCGAG GTATATTTGTATGGAGCTCAAGTGACATCATGGAAGAATGACCATGGGGAGGAATTGCTTTTTGTTAGTAATAAG GCTATTTTTAAGCCTCCTAAAGCAATTCGTGGTGGAATACCAATTTGTTTTCCTCAA TTTGCAAATCACGGCCCTCTTGAGTCGCACGGATTTGCTAGAAACAGGTTTTGGGATGTGGATACTGATCCACCTCCTTTTCCAACGCCAACCTACAGCAAAGCTTATGTTGATTTGATCCTCAGGCCTTCTGAAGATGATATAAAGGTCTGGccacacag TTATGAGTTCCGGCTGCGGGTGGCTTTGGGACCAGGAGGAGATCTCATGCTGACATCTCGTGTTAGGAACACCAACCCTGATGGGAAGCCATTCTCATTCTCTTTTGCGTATCATACCTATTTCTCCGTTTCAGATATTAG TGAAGTACGAGTTGAAGGATTAGAGACCCTAGATTATTTTGACAACTTGAAGAGTAGGGAACGCTTTACTGAACAGGGGGATGCAATAACATTTGAATCAGAA GTGGACAAGATTTATCTAAGCACTCCTACAAAGATTGCAATTCTTGATCATGAGAAAAAGAGGACTTTTGTTATACGTAAAGATGGACTCCCAGATGCTG TTGTTTGGAATCCTTGGGATAAGAAGGCAAAAGCTATGGCTGATTTTGGCGATGATGAATACAAGCACATGCTGTGTGTTGAGGCTGCTGCTATTGAGAAACATATCACCCTGAAACCTGGTGAGGAGTGGAAAGGAAGACTAGAGCTTTCAGCTGTTCCTTCCAGTTACTGCAGTGGGCAACTCGATCCTCAAAAAGTTCTCCAGAGCAGCTAG
- the LOC133784078 gene encoding uncharacterized protein LOC133784078, whose protein sequence is MPKNYVVIAQDPFLYVLFLQIPLAKGVRSVAVGTSKSPLVAIADDGTKQYVDSLRQVVDGVRQDVGALKQDFGTFMSELTEVRKIILTLPQETSAKVQVGLDAMQKHLDQKLSEIALSITTSLVEERTKKETIEDIIRAAAVKDSESTMECEVESVGKRRKNFEFIKKEKGFSEKKSYTENTEPAAERVVHDLTHMEFDGDSSPTKSMSPKQKLLAQTGPYGEKAIEVFSSSGGKVVGSFHLDVPVLLEVMKLAKWMFSPYLEWSYTLVKFGKMELFRSSMWTLTPERDISGDVSRYCMWILYFRRDYFDH, encoded by the exons ATGCCAAAAAATTATGTAGTTATTGCTCAAGATCcttttctttatgttttatttttgcaAATTCCGCTTGCTAAGGGGGTCAGGTCCGTAGCTGTTGGTACCTCTAAGTCCCCCCTTGTTGCTATAGCTGATGACGGGACAAAGCAGTATGTTGACAGTCTAAGGCAGGTTGTAGATGGTGTAAGGCAGGATGTGGGCGCTCTGAAGCAAGACTTTGGCACATTCATGAGTGAGTTGACAGAAGTGAGAAAAATCATACTCACTTTACCACAAGAAACATCTGCGAAAGTCCAAGTGGGTTTGGATGCAATGCAGAAGCATTTAGACCAAAAGTTGAGTGAAATAGCTTTATCCATTACAACCAGCCTGGTTGAAGAACGTACTAAAAAAGAGACCATTGAGGATATCATTAGGGCTGCTGCGGTTAAAGATTCAGAGTCGACAATGGAGTGCGAGGTGGAGAGTGTTGGAAAAAGACGAAAGAATTTTGAGTTTATAAAAAAAGAGAAGGGATTTAGTGAGAAAAAAAGTTATACAGAGAACACCGAACCTGCGGCTGAGAGGGTAGTGCATGATCTTACGCACATGGAGTTTGACGGGGATAGTAGCCCCACAAAATCAATGTCCCCAAAACAAAAATTACTAGCGCAAACAGGTCCTTATGGTGAGAAAGCCATTGAAGTTTTCTCTAGTTCAGGGGGAAAGGTGGTGGGCTCTTTTCACCTAGATGTGCCAGTCCTACTTGAGGTGATGAAGCTTGCGAAATGGATGTTCAGCCCATACTTGGAGTGGAG CTACACTCTGGTGAAGTTTGGGAAGATGGAACTGTTCAGGAGCTCCATGTGGACCTTGACTCCCGAAAGAGACATTTCTGGTGATGTAAGTCGTTACTGCATGTGGATTTTATATTTCCGACGTGATTACTTTGATCATTAA